The proteins below are encoded in one region of Reichenbachiella sp. 5M10:
- a CDS encoding DUF6265 family protein — protein MKQFVILLFAISTLSCNSNHKETQNTLTDSITRTDNTEHFDWLLGQWQRLNEEEGKETYEYWHKVSDTEYTGLGFTMQASDTIWQEQMRLVKHDKNWNLTIQSPGESVPTTFKGTAHSATEFTCTNNEISFPNRITYWSSNDRLFATVDGGDLSLSFEFEKTGSR, from the coding sequence ATGAAACAATTCGTCATACTTCTCTTCGCTATCTCAACCCTATCTTGCAACTCTAATCACAAAGAGACGCAAAACACCCTTACAGATTCTATCACACGAACGGACAATACCGAACACTTCGATTGGCTCTTGGGCCAGTGGCAAAGGCTCAACGAAGAGGAAGGCAAAGAGACCTATGAATACTGGCACAAGGTAAGCGATACGGAGTACACTGGCCTAGGCTTCACGATGCAAGCATCTGACACCATATGGCAAGAACAAATGCGCCTCGTCAAACACGACAAAAACTGGAATCTCACGATACAATCCCCAGGAGAATCCGTCCCTACGACGTTCAAAGGCACAGCTCACAGCGCTACCGAATTCACATGTACCAACAATGAAATCAGTTTCCCCAACCGCATCACATATTGGAGCAGCAATGACCGGCTATTTGCAACCGTCGATGGAGGAGATCTCAGTCTATCTTTTGAATTCGAAAAGACCGGCTCCCGCTAA